A genome region from Naumovozyma castellii chromosome 5, complete genome includes the following:
- the NCAS0E00130 gene encoding uncharacterized protein: MSDTNLQKSQGIDKTASNSGDSFEIINLQPPPSLPGIVNSPPPKSSTSRHKYSHSSLPSSSSSSQSASLQPLLQPSQSHLPPPSSAHSQSQPSHLSWKESVMHHANMLMSSDEAALVRYQVYLVWFVIESVLWRLNVKGHKLPSDITLIFLVFQSVLLSNYTRILCGRSNNLDAASYTFKWLHYSIVIIGLTFFYVQAESQITSKTSLLDSFVSFLIESMSSKKAESVSDLPRRNHWRHEPPVFHEKVVTFRIVAGHD, encoded by the coding sequence ATGTCAGATACAAATTTGCAAAAAAGCCAGGGGATTGATAAAACAGCAAGCAATAGTGGTGATAGTTTTGAGATAATCAACTTGCAACCACCACCATCACTACCTGGTATTGTAAATTCACCTCCACCTAAATCTTCTACATCTCGTCATAAATACTCACATTCGTCTTTaccttcctcttcatcctcttcacAATCGGCTTCACTACAACCTTTACTACAGCCTTCACAATCACACTTACCACCGCCTTCATCTGCACATTCGCAATCACAACCTTCGCATTTGTCATGGAAAGAATCTGTCATGCATCATGCTAATATGTTAATGTCAAGCGACGAAGCCGCCCTTGTAAGATATCAAGTTTATTTGGTTTGGTTTGTGATTGAAAGTGTTTTATGGAGGTTAAACGTGAAGGGTCACAAACTACCATCTGATATTACCCTCATCTTTTTGGTATTTCAAAGCGTTTTGTTGTCCAACTACACTAGGATACTATGTGGAAGAAGTAACAACCTAGATGCTGCGAGTTATACTTTCAAGTGGTTACATTATTCGATTGTCATCATTGGGTTAACTTTTTTTTACGTTCAAGCCGAATCTCAAATCACATCTAAAACATCTTTGCTGGACTCATTTGTGTCTTTTTTAATTGAGAGTATGTCCTCCAAGAAAGCAGAAAGTGTCTCAGATCTTCCCAGGAGAAATCACTGGAGACACGAGCCACCAGTCTTCCACGAAAAAGTTGTTACCTTTCGTATCGTGGCTGGTCATGATTGA
- the NCAS0E00140 gene encoding uncharacterized protein (ancestral locus Anc_1.124), translating into MESRVTHLDSSSLDHELRETFWKQLQSVFPDSRFEDELKVVLDTLIFVCASKYIPMNGSTSTYGSRLSGTLFKARRRTLYLITILSGYARKKLSHLLFSTNGHPLSQKCYRVLKILYDLFDFYNISLFLSSSQGTGKKYLSPLHRILNVESVSDITNPSTYYQETMMGATEYQNRQLLWNAILELFNNTLLTSSRFYLTNGSKQKEVVRSSNKDVCHECQNFPCNPYRISCCHNYYCYICSLKVLKRGECPVCKESNNLKFTPLY; encoded by the coding sequence ATGGAATCCAGAGTTACCCATTTAGATTCAAGTTCTCTTGATCATGAATTACGCGAGACATTCTGGAAGCAGCTTCAATCAGTGTTTCCTGATAGCAGATTCGaggatgaattgaaagtAGTGTTAGATACTTTAATCTTTGTATGTGCTTCCAAGTATATTCCAATGAATGGTTCCACTTCCACATACGGGTCAAGGTTAAGTGGTACACTGTTTAAGGCTAGAAGAAGAACGTTATACCTGATAACAATACTGTCTGGATATGCAAGAAAGAAACTTTCtcatcttttattttccacCAACGGCCATCCATTGAGCCAGAAATGCTATAGAGTTCTTAAAATTCTTTATGATCTCTTTGATTTCTATAATATTTCACTATTTCTTTCGTCATCACAAGGGACAGGGAAGAAGTATCTTTCGCCACTGCACCGAATTCTAAATGTAGAATCAGTTAGTGATATTACAAACCCGTCAACATATTATCAAGAGACAATGATGGGGGCAACAGAATATCAAAATAGACAACTATTGTGGAATGCAATTCTTGAACTGTTCAACAATACATTATTAACGAGTAGCAGATTTTACTTGACTAACGGCTCCAAACAAAAAGAGGTTGTAAGATCAAGTAATAAAGATGTATGTCATGAATGCCAGAATTTTCCTTGTAATCCATACCGGATATCATGTTGTCATAACTACTACTGTTACATATGTTCGCTCAAGGTTTTAAAAAGAGGAGAATGTCCAGTATGCAAGGAAAGCAATAATCTGAAATTTACACCTTTATATTAA
- the LDB18 gene encoding Ldb18p yields MNNVQLSLDSMDRRVVELETILGKESRTTDLPSKIRLLSLQVHQTFTKGKAYSDQMLQLLQLYCTLNDNVCEPNVDEVALHTVLSCADEIVILNKKLSVLDTTCNEYLNFDVIHTASKENLILQVSKLKELPTLIEFCQILLSRTLNLVHRFIQWNIKINDSFNGINRELLFLGNFLNSACSK; encoded by the coding sequence ATGAATAATGTGCAATTGAGCCTAGACTCCATGGATAGGAGGGTTGTTGAACTCGAGACAATTCTTGGAAAGGAATCGAGGACTACTGATCTACCATCTAAGATCCGACTACTTTCTTTGCAGGTTCACCAAACATTCACAAAAGGAAAGGCCTATAGTGACCAAATGCTACAATTGTTACAGCTATACTGTACATTAAATGACAATGTATGTGAACCTAACGTAGATGAAGTAGCGTTACATACTGTCCTAAGTTGTGCAGATGAAATTGTCATTTTAAATAAGAAACTTAGTGTATTGGATACTACATGTAATGAATACCTAAATTTCGATGTTATACACACAGCATCGAAAGAAAACCTAATACTTCAGGTTTCAAAGCTTAAAGAGTTGCCAACTCTTATAGAATTCTGCCAAATTTTACTATCTAGGACCTTAAACTTGGTTCACCGTTTCATTCAATGGAACATAAAAATTAATGACTCATTTAATGGAATCAATAGGGAGCTATTATTTTTGGggaattttttaaatagtGCTTGTTCAAAATAG
- the NCAS0E00160 gene encoding sugar porter family MFS transporter, producing the protein MSEENIPETDNLSASVSVHSNQDGLKKDLSDLETNEQHVIDIPQKPASAYIAVCIFCLMVAFGGFISGWDTGTIGGFLAHPDFVGRFGSKHSDGTPYFSNVRTGLLVSIFNIGCCVGAVFLGRLGDMYGRRIGIVLAVIIYIVGIVIQIASVDKWYQYFIGRIVAGLGSGTIAVLSPMLISEVSPKHLRGTLVSCYQLMITFGIFLGYCANYGTKKYNNSIQWRVPLGLCFAWALFLIAAMFFVPESPRYLVEAGKIEEAKRSVAQSNKVSIDDPATIAEVEIIQVAVESERAAGSASWGELFQTKTKVLPRTIMCVMVLALQQLTGCNYFFYYGTIVFNAVGMSDSYETSIVFGIVNFASTFVALYVVDKFGRRTCLLWGAAGMVCCMVVFASVGVKSLHPHGDDGPSSKGAGNCMIVFSCFFIFCFATSWAPIPFVIVSESFPTKIKAKGMAIGTVSNQLWNFCIGFFTPFITGAIDFYYGYVFLGCLVFAYCYVFMFVPETKGLQLEDVNIMWEEGVLPWKSSAWVPPSQRGADYDAQELANDDKPAWKRMVGKN; encoded by the coding sequence ATgtctgaagaaaatattccCGAAACTGATAACCTCAGCGCCTCAGTTTCCGTCCATTCCAATCAAGATGGACTCAAGAAAGATTTATCTGATTTGGAAACCAATGAACAACATGTCATTGATATTCCACAAAAGCCTGCCTCTGCCTACATCGCCGTCTGCATTTTCTGTTTGATGGTTGCCTTTGGTGGTTTCATTTCCGGTTGGGATACAGGTACCATTGGTGGGTTCTTGGCTCATCCTGATTTCGTTGGTAGATTTGGTTCTAAGCATTCCGATGGTACTCCTTACTTCTCAAATGTTAGAACTGGGTTATTggtttccattttcaatattggtTGTTGTGTCGGTGCTGTGTTCTTAGGTCGTTTGGGTGATATGTACGGTCGTAGAATTGGTATTGTCCTTGCTGTTATCATTTACATTGTTGGTATTGTCATTCAAATCGCATCTGTGGACAAATGGTaccaatatttcattggCAGAATTGTTGCAGGATTAGGGTCTGGTACCATCGCTGTCTTATCTCCAATGTTAATTTCTGAAGTGTCTCCAAAACATTTAAGAGGTACTTTAGTCTCATGTTATCAATTAATGATTACTTTCGGTATCTTCTTAGGTTACTGTGCTAATTATGGTACCAAGAAATACAATAACTCCATTCAATGGAGAGTCCCATTAGGTTTATGTTTTGCATGGGCCTTATTCTTAATTGCTGCTATGTTCTTTGTCCCAGAATCCCCACGTTATTTGGTTGAAGCTGGTAAAATCGAAGAAGCTAAACGTTCTGTTGCTCAATCAAATAAAGTATCCATTGATGACCCAGCTACCATCGCTGAAGtggaaattattcaagTCGCAGTGGAAAGCGAAAGGGCTGCTGGTTCTGCATCTTGGGGTGAATTATTCCAAACAAAGACTAAAGTCTTACCAAGAACTATTATGTGTGTTATGGTCTTAGCTTTACAACAATTGACTGGTTGTAACTATTTCTTCTACTATGGTACTATTGTCTTCAATGCTGTCGGTATGAGTGACTCTTATGAAACCTCCATCGTCTTTGGTATTGTTAATTTTGCTTCTACTTTTGTAGCATTGTATGTCGTTGATAAATTTGGTCGTCGTACATGTCTATTGTGGGGGGCTGCTGGTATGGTTTGTTGTATGGTTGTTTTCGCATCTGTTGGTGTCAAATCTTTACATCCACATGGTGACGATGGTCCATCATCTAAAGGTGCTGGTAACTGTATGATTGTCTTCTCatgtttcttcattttctgtttCGCTACTTCATGGGCTCCAATTCCATTCGTTATTGTCTCTGAATCATTCCCAACCAAGATTAAAGCAAAGGGTATGGCTATTGGTACCGTTTCCAATCAACTTTGGAATTTCTGTATTGGTTTTTTCACTCCTTTCATTACAGGTGCCATTGATTTCTACTACGGTTATGTGTTCTTGGGCTGTTTAGTGTTTGCCTACTGTTACGTCTTCATGTTCGTTCCAGAAACCAAAGGTTTGCAATTAGAAGACGTCAATATTATGTGGGAAGAAGGTGTTCTACCATGGAAATCATCCGCTTGGGTCCCACCATCTCAAAGAGGTGCTGATTACGATGCTCAAGAATTGGCTAACGACGACAAGCCAGCTTGGAAGAGAATGGTTGGTAAGAACTAa
- the FZF1 gene encoding Fzf1p, giving the protein MVATEKRSKKKVYKCQFEGCHREFTRPCLLQQHRYSHTNERPYICDVEGCGKRFMRPCHLKVHKWTHSKVKPLKCAFCEKGFITNQQLKRHLNTHAKKSRKALLAITPPNESETNEKKQQKKANSKPNDISDVTTSISNMKMENGNGHENGKDPLSLQNVPLPDVIKCAYEDCGEILAPGEDLINHLLESHLVSKLVYEDEEDESPLPSPLKEASDDQKSDTLLQQIQDKPVLVQPQPVPKSHPSLPPPHHHYTDYSNCPDLGPDGYSEWTDLSCRDCTYKCLPYTETVFDLIEHYDQDHGFIPETLVKYGYINLYDTNISDLTTIP; this is encoded by the coding sequence ATGGTAGCTACTGAAAAAAGATCTAAGAAGAAGGTTTACAAGTGTCAGTTTGAAGGCTGTCATAGAGAATTCACAAGACCGTGTCTTTTGCAGCAGCATCGTTACTCCCATACTAATGAAAGACCTTATATCTGTGACGTGGAAGGTTGCGGTAAACGATTCATGAGACCGTGTCATTTAAAGGTGCATAAATGGACTCATTCCAAAGTGAAACCTTTAAAATGTGCATTCTGTGAAAAAGGTTTCATTACCAACCAACAATTAAAGAGACATTTGAATACTCATGCCAAGAAATCAAGAAAGGCTTTATTGGCTATTACACCACCAAATGAGTCTGAAACGAATGAAAAGAAGCAACAAAAGAAAGCAAATAGCAAACCGAATGATATTTCTGATGTAACaacatcaatttcaaatatgaaaatggaaaacgGGAATGGACATGAAAATGGAAAGGATCCATTGAGTTTACAGAACGTTCCATTACCTGATGTTATCAAATGTGCTTATGAAGATTGTGGTGAAATATTAGCACCAGGTGAAGATTTAATTAATCATTTGTTGGAATCACATTTGGTTAGTAAATTAGTatatgaagatgaggaagacGAATCACCATTACCATCTCCATTGAAAGAAGCAAGTGATGACCAGAAGTCGGATACTCTTCTACAACAAATACAAGATAAACCTGTGCTTGTACAACCTCAACCAGTTCCGAAATCCCATCCTTCTCTTCCTCCTCCACATCATCATTACACAGATTACAGTAACTGCCCTGATCTAGGTCCCGATGGATATTCCGAATGGACAGATTTGTCATGTAGAGACTGTACATATAAATGTTTACCTTACACGGAAACAGTTTTTGATTTGATAGAACATTACGATCAAGATCATGGGTTTATCCCGGAAACATTGGTCAAGTATGGTTATATCAACCTATATGatacaaatatttcagatCTAACCACAATCCCATGA
- the HXK2 gene encoding hexokinase 2 (ancestral locus Anc_3.581): protein MVHLGPKKPPARKGSMADVPKEFLEKIAELEKEFSVSTEQLKAITKHFISELDKGLSKQGGNIPMIPTWVVDYPTGKESGDYLAIDLGGTNLRVVLVKLGGDRTFDTTQSKYKLPSALRTTKNPDELFGFIADSLKSFVDEQFPEGVSAALPLGFTFSFPASQTKINQGILQRWTKGFDIPNVEGHDVVELLQKQLKTRNIPIEVVALVNDTTGTLVASLYTDGETKMGVIFGTGVNGAYYEQVSDISKLEGKLADDIPSSFPMAINCEYGSFDNENAVLPRTKYDLQIDAESPRPNQQAYEKMSSGYYLGEVIRLVLVDYHKQGLIFKDQDVTKLNTPYIMDTSFPARVEEDPFENLENTDELLQKELGINATVQERKLIRRLCELVGLRAARLGVCAISAICQKRGYEAGHIAADGSVFKLYPGFQENAAEALRDIYGWTPAKKEDYPITIIAAEDGSGVGAAVIAALTQKRLAAGKSVGVIGA from the coding sequence ATGGTTCATTTAGGTCCAAAGAAACCACCTGCTAGAAAGGGCTCCATGGCTGACGTCCCAAAGGAATTCCTTGAAAAAATCgctgaattggaaaaggaaTTCAGCGTCTCCACCGAACAATTGAAGGCTATTACCAAACATTTCATCTCTGAATTGGACAAAGGTTTATCCAAGCAAGGTGGTAATATTCCAATGATTCCAACTTGGGTCGTTGACTACCCAACTGGTAAGGAATCTGGTGATTACTTGGCTATTGACTTGGGTGGAACCAACTTGAGAGTTGTCTTAGTCAAATTGGGTGGTGACCGTACTTTTGACACTACTCAATCCAAATATAAGCTTCCATCTGCTTTGAGAACTACTAAGAACCCAGATGAACTTTTCGGTTTCATTGCTGACTCTTTGAAGTCCTTCGTTGATGAACAATTTCCAGAAGGTGTCTCCGCAGCTTTACCATTAGGTTTCACTTTCTCTTTCCCAGCTTCTCAAACTAAGATTAACCAAGGTATCTTGCAAAGATGGACCAAGGGTTTCGATATTCCAAATGTCGAAGGTCATGATGTTGTCGAGTTATTGCAAAAGCAATTGAAGACTAGAAACATCCCAATTGAAGTTGTCGCTTTAGTTAACGATACTACTGGTACTTTAGTCGCTTCTTTGTACACTGATGGTGAAACTAAAATGGGTGTCATTTTTGGTACTGGTGTCAATGGTGCTTACTACGAACAAGTCTCTGACATTTCAAAGTTGGAAGGTAAATTGGCTGATGATATTCCATCATCTTTCCCAATGGCCATTAACTGTGAATACGGTTCCTTCGATAACGAAAACGCTGTCTTACCAAGAACTAAGTACgatcttcaaattgatgCTGAATCTCCAAGACCAAACCAACAAGCTTACGAAAAGATGTCTTCTGGTTACTACTTGGGTGAAGTTATTCGTCTTGTCCTTGTTGATTACCACAAACAAGGTTTGATCTTCAAAGACCAAGATGTTACCAAATTGAACACTCCATACATTATGGATACTTCTTTCCCAGCTAgagttgaagaagatccaTTTGAAAACTTGGAAAACACCGATGAATTGTTACAAAAGGAATTGGGTATCAATGCCACTGTTCAAGAACGTAAATTGATTAGACGTTTATGTGAATTGGTCGGTTTAAGAGCTGCTAGATTGGGTGTCTGTGCTATCTCTGCCATCTGTCAAAAGAGAGGTTATGAAGCTGGTCACATTGCTGCTGACGGTTCCGTCTTCAAGCTTTACCCAGgtttccaagaaaatgcTGCTGAAGCTTTGAGAGACATTTACGGATGGACTCCAGCTAAGAAGGAAGATTACCCAATTACTATCATTGCTGCTGAAGATGGTTCAGGTGTCGGTGCTGCTGTTATCGCCGCTTTGACTCAAAAGAGATTAGCCGCTGGTAAATCTGTTGGTGTCATTGGTGCTTAA
- the RTG2 gene encoding Rtg2p (ancestral locus Anc_3.579) has protein sequence MSAISDDEGNEADVVSRHLCGIVDIGSSGIRFSISSKAPHHARIMPCVFKDRVGVSLHDVQYEENTLKKIPIPKDIIREICAAMKRFKLICDDFGVLQSSVRVISTDTAKEALNSEEFLNAIYEGTGWEVELLSRDEEARIGVYGVASSFNTISGLVMDLGGVTTQLSWVKSSDGQILQSSTPVSLKYGSNTLSKRLKLEDRRALFLELKKAFKEAMIKIDIPDDMINDAKKNGGFDLWTRGGGFRGMGHLLLSEAEGYPIQTIINGFSCSYDEFVAVSDFLFLKGRIPGSPEKKIFKVTEAKAKQLPTVGFLMNAAFESFPKIKTIHFSEGGVREGVLYSILPRDIRAEDPLLIASRPYAPLLAEKYLNLLRTAIPENDIPDIICSRIAPALCNLAFVHASYPKELQPTAALHIATRGIIAGCHGLSHRTRALIGIALCNRWGGNIPEQEEKYMQALEELVLRDGDGVEARRIVWWTKYIGTIMYVICGVHPGGNIRDDVFDFYVMQTTQTTKDRLPRELRSVASTNLSRVQKHREFEIVVRISKDDLKTSASVRSRIITLQKKVRKLSRGSLEKVKVGVQFYDN, from the coding sequence ATGTCCGCTAtttctgatgatgaaggtAATGAAGCTGACGTTGTGTCTAGACATCTTTGTGGGATTGTGGATATAGGATCCAGTGGTATTCGTTTCAGTATCTCATCGAAGGCACCCCACCATGCACGTATAATGCCATGCGTTTTTAAAGATAGAGTAGGTGTATCATTACATGATGTTCAATATGAGGAGAATacattaaagaaaattccAATACCAAAAGATATTATAAGAGAGATATGCGCAGCAATGAAAAGATTCAAGTTAATTTGTGACGACTTTGGTGTGCTTCAATCAAGTGTACGAGTAATATCAACGGATACGGCTAAGGAAGCATTGAACTCTGAAGAATTTCTAAATGCTATCTACGAAGGTACTGGTTGGGAAGTAGAACTATTATCTAGGGATGAAGAGGCCCGAATTGGCGTGTATGGTGTAGCATCATCGTTTAATACAATATCTGGTCTGGTTATGGACCTTGGTGGTGTCACCACACAACTTTCATGGGTGAAATCATCAGATGGACAAATTTTGCAATCTTCCACCCCTGTATCTCTCAAGTATGGGTCCAATACACTCTCTAAGAGACTAAAATTAGAAGATAGAAGAGCACTTTTCCTTGAACTTAAAAAGGCATTTAAAGAGGCTATGATAAAAATTGACATTCCAGACGATATGATTAATGATGCCAAGAAGAACGGAGGATTTGATTTGTGGACACGTGGAGGTGGGTTTCGAGGAATGGGACACTTACTTCTTTCGGAAGCAGAAGGCTATCCTATACAGACTATTATCAATGGATTTTCATGTTCGTATGACGAGTTTGTAGCAGTATCTGactttcttttcttaaaAGGAAGAATACCAGGGTCCccagaaaagaaaatttttaaagTAACTGAAGCGAAGGCTAAACAGCTACCAACAGTTGGATTTTTGATGAATGCTGCATTTGAAAGTTTCCCTAAAATTAAGACGATACATTTCAGTGAAGGTGGTGTAAGAGAAGGTGTACTGTACTCCATATTACCTAGGGATATACGTGCAGAAGATCCACTGTTAATCGCTTCGAGACCATATGCTCCGTTATTGGCTGAAAAATACTTGAATTTGTTGAGAACTGCCATCCCTGAGAATGATATCCCGGATATTATCTGCTCAAGAATTGCACCTGCATTGTGTAATCTAGCATTTGTACATGCTTCATATCCAAAGGAACTACAACCTACAGCTGCATTACATATTGCGACCAGGGGGATTATTGCAGGCTGTCACGGCCTATCTCATAGAACTAGAGCATTGATTGGTATTGCTCTTTGTAATAGATGGGGTGGTAATATTccagaacaagaagaaaagtaCATGCAGGCGTTGGAAGAATTAGTGCTACGTGATGGTGATGGCGTTGAAGCGAGAAGAATTGTGTGGTGGACAAAGTACATTGGTACAATTATGTATGTTATATGTGGTGTTCATCCCGGTGGTAATATTAGAGATGATGTGTTTGATTTTTATGTAATGCAAACTACACAAACCACAAAAGATCGTCTACCTAGGGAACTTCGTAGTGTAGCATCCACAAATCTATCCAGAGTACAAAAACACCgtgaatttgaaattgtgGTTAGAATTAGTAaagatgatttgaaaaccAGTGCATCTGTAAGGTCAAGAATTATCACCTTACAAAAAAAAGTCAGGAAGCTTTCCAGAGGAAGCCTTGAAAAGGTAAAAGTAGGGGTTCAATTTTACGATAACTGA